ttcctggactataaagggcccaaaagtcaaagtaactatttcagatcagagacgtgcattgtagctgttaaatctatcggcgattgaccgtgacgatgagacatgctctatgcatcatctgtgaagaaatgagtaaggataaaaggattgaagtttaaagtttaaagataaaagtaatagtgagatcaagggggagaatgttagattgatctcctgaccaataagcccaacggcctattgggccttggtttcgcgccctgatcgggagcgcccaaccctacatggttggtgggcccccgtcgcactgcgctatataaagaggtggggggcggcggctcaaagcacgaggttcgccgtgagccgcaaaccccaccgacaaaccctagaccgatctcgagagggcgcgcagccagcgacgggaagctccgctgatcctcgccgtcgccactgctacgcccgaccgcactgcatcgacgtccgtgcaacctctactccacccgtcgctgcccgtgtgctgcctccatcaccgaacccgcGATGGCTAGCACAACCGTgacatcatctggaggctcaggttcatcaccagccctctcttccctatctccctctcggtgtagtgttctaggtctaaatgtgcatgtgtttcatggTTCTATGAGTTCATCCGCCTAGATCTACTCTAGTCGATCCATAGAATATCAACAGCAGATGCCGCTGACGGTGGAAGCGGCCGTGATCATGTTCTTGAGGACTATTTAATTTGGACCTCGTGTCACCAAATGGCCATGTTATTGCAATCAATGATAATTTGCTGCTGGACTGCCTGCAGCGGCGACTCACCCGCCATGATGAGCCCTGTCATGGCTCCTGGCAGATTGATAAACCCCTGGGTCTTGGCGTTGTCGATGGCCGGGGACAACGCGATGCCCAACGACCTCCTCATCTGCTGGAGCGTCGCATCGCGTGGCGTCGCACCTAGAGCAAGTGCTGTCTCCACCTGCAGAAAAGAGAAAATAAACAAGATTTGTAAACATTATTTTATTTGCAATTGCAAAGTGACACGATCGATGATCATACAGATTAGGCAGGAATTAGGCAAGGAAAAGACATAAGCAGCACGTCGCCAGGCTACGACAGGGTTCGAGCTGACCAGGCTCTTCTGGATCTTGACGTCGTCGCGGAGCTTCTTCATTGTGACTCCAGTGACGGTCATAGCGTTGCTGACCATCATGCCGGCCGCGGGGATGATGTACCTCGGGGTAAACGGGAAGACGTCGAGCACGAGGAGCAGTGCGATGGTGATCACGGTGCCGACGAGGATGGACACGAAGGCGATGCACTTTCCATGGGGGGCCTGCTTTGCGCGCTGGCCCGCCGTGTAGCTGGCGACCGTCACCTATATCGTTCGTTACAAAATTCAGTTAGTCAGAGgtaggtgatgatgatgatgaacagagagtgcATGATGATGATTGATCATTCGGTTACAAAATCGAGAGAACAAAATCAAGAACGCATCAATGCAACTACATATAGATGGTGAACAGAGGGTGCGTTACGTGCCATGAAGAGGTAGGTGAGGAGGATCCATGGTGTGGCGTTCTTCTGGACAAAGATGAACTGGAGGACGAATCCGACCAGGGAGAGCTGGAGGAAGGAGCGCGCGACGGCGTAGAGCATCTCGGCCTCGATCCCCAGGCGCTGCGTGAAGCTGAGCATGACGGCCAGGGCGACCACGGCGGTGGCAGCGGCCGGCTTGAGCATGCCCACCAGGAAGTCTCGCCAGAAGCCTGGCTCCCCCAGGTCCGGCGGCGCCATCTGCTCCAGCAACGCCCTCGCGTGCTCCATCGCTCCACCTCAGGTACCACAGCCAAGCACCTCCCTCCCCATCAATGTTTTATTTTATAGAAAGTGAAGATACGGGCGGACAGCTAGCTGCTGCGTGTTCGACATGAAATTGTTTCATGAATGTGACTGTTCATGGGTGTCATCACTCCTATCGTTTCCGCGGCGATGTGCGGGGGTTGTCAACCAGCACTAGTTCATATCATCACCATCACCTATAGGACAAAGACAAGATTGGTTGATGAACGTCACTACGGCACAGGCAATTACTAGGGGCGACTGCTGACCGTTGTTACCCATCCGTCGCGAGAAATCAACGGTTTTTAGGAGCAACTCGCCAGCCGTTTCTAGAAAATCAATTTTTAGGAGCGACAAAAAATAGgacaaaaaatagcaaaaaaaaaatcccAAAGTCAGAAATCTTGCAAGAAATGTGTGTTTGCGGTCAGGGGGTTTCAAACCCACGCAACCTCAGTCTCGGGACGGCGGGGCATCCTCCT
The nucleotide sequence above comes from Miscanthus floridulus cultivar M001 chromosome 18, ASM1932011v1, whole genome shotgun sequence. Encoded proteins:
- the LOC136523057 gene encoding UPF0014 membrane protein STAR2-like isoform X2, producing the protein MEHARALLEQMAPPDLGEPGFWRDFLVGMLKPAAATAVVALAVMLSFTQRLGIEAEMLYAVARSFLQLSLVGFVLQFIFVQKNATPWILLTYLFMVTVASYTAGQRAKQAPHGKCIAFVSILVGTVITIALLLVLDVFPFTPRYIIPAAGMMVSNAMTVTGVTMKKLRDDVKIQKSLVETALALGATPRDATLQQMRRSLGIALSPAIDNAKTQGFINLPGAMTGLIMAGESPLQAVQQQIIIDCNNMAIW
- the LOC136523057 gene encoding UPF0014 membrane protein STAR2-like isoform X1; this encodes MEHARALLEQMAPPDLGEPGFWRDFLVGMLKPAAATAVVALAVMLSFTQRLGIEAEMLYAVARSFLQLSLVGFVLQFIFVQKNATPWILLTYLFMVTVASYTAGQRAKQAPHGKCIAFVSILVGTVITIALLLVLDVFPFTPRYIIPAAGMMVSNAMTVTGVTMKKLRDDVKIQKSLVSSNPVVAWRRAAYVFSLPNSCLICGDSTCSRCDATRCDAPADEEVVGHRVVPGHRQRQDPGVYQSARSHDRAHHGG